One Coprothermobacter sp. DNA window includes the following coding sequences:
- a CDS encoding DUF2804 domain-containing protein, translating into MQHELTTNIDLLSDRGELNEKGWARQLVATYNRERVAASWLRIKEWDYYCVLTPDYGVAMTISDIGYLANISVTWLDFANRTEVTETVMKPFTRGALNLPRTSETGDIAYKDSRIDMRFTRNPASRVLTLDVPGFDHGKGIKGSLRLDQDPTLESMVILTPFERAPKAFYYNQKVNCMPATGTITIGGVDHVFDPQTSAGVLDWGRGVWTYRNTWYWGSGSGHVDGHSFGFNIGYGFGDTSAASENVIVWDGRVHKFDRIEFQIPPDSFLKPWKFVSSDGRFDMDFEPILDRHAKTDIGVIKTVQHQVFGRFTGDAVLDDGTRVHLDHFLGFAEKVLNQW; encoded by the coding sequence ATGCAGCATGAGCTGACTACGAACATAGACCTGTTGAGCGACAGGGGCGAACTGAACGAGAAGGGATGGGCACGCCAACTGGTAGCCACGTACAACCGCGAACGCGTCGCCGCAAGCTGGCTGCGCATCAAGGAGTGGGACTACTACTGTGTCCTGACCCCGGACTATGGCGTGGCCATGACCATCTCGGACATCGGCTACCTGGCCAACATCTCTGTGACCTGGCTGGATTTCGCGAACCGGACTGAGGTCACGGAAACCGTCATGAAGCCGTTCACGCGCGGGGCGCTCAACCTGCCGCGCACGTCTGAGACAGGTGACATCGCGTACAAGGACAGCCGCATCGACATGCGCTTCACCCGCAACCCTGCGTCACGCGTGCTGACCCTGGATGTCCCGGGTTTCGACCACGGCAAGGGGATCAAGGGCAGCCTGAGACTCGACCAGGACCCAACTTTGGAAAGCATGGTCATCCTGACCCCGTTCGAGCGTGCGCCGAAAGCCTTCTACTACAACCAGAAAGTCAACTGCATGCCCGCGACAGGAACCATCACAATCGGCGGCGTGGACCATGTCTTCGATCCACAGACCTCGGCCGGCGTCCTCGACTGGGGTCGGGGTGTCTGGACGTACCGCAACACCTGGTACTGGGGTTCCGGCTCCGGCCATGTGGACGGGCATTCCTTCGGCTTCAACATCGGCTACGGGTTTGGCGACACCAGTGCCGCCAGCGAGAACGTCATCGTCTGGGACGGCAGGGTTCACAAGTTCGACCGCATCGAGTTCCAGATTCCGCCGGACTCCTTCCTCAAGCCGTGGAAATTCGTGAGCAGCGACGGTCGATTCGACATGGACTTCGAGCCCATCCTGGACCGCCATGCCAAGACTGACATCGGCGTCATCAAGACCGTTCAGCATCAGGTCTTTGGGCGCTTCACCGGTGACGCCGTCCTCGACGACGGGACCCGGGTGCACCTCGACCACTTCCTCGGTTTCGCCGAGAAAGTACTCAACCAATGGTGA
- a CDS encoding 2,3-diphosphoglycerate-dependent phosphoglycerate mutase — translation MYEVVLLRHGESTWNKENRFTGWTDVELSEKGVAEAHDAGKLLKETGFTFDLAYTSVLKRAIRTLWIVLDEMDLMWVPEVRSWRLNERHYGALQGLNKAETAEKYGEAQVKLWRRSYITQPPALLKTDDRWPGHDPRYADVPEADLPLTECLKDTVARFVPYWEGTIAPSVKAGKKVIVTAHGNSIRALVKYLDGISDDDITELNIPTGIPLLYKLDEHLKPISHAYLGDPEAAAQAAAAVANQAKTK, via the coding sequence ATGTACGAAGTAGTGTTGCTGCGGCACGGTGAAAGCACGTGGAACAAGGAGAACCGGTTCACGGGATGGACCGACGTTGAGCTGTCCGAGAAGGGCGTCGCCGAAGCGCACGACGCAGGCAAGCTCCTGAAGGAGACCGGTTTCACCTTCGACCTGGCGTACACGTCGGTCCTCAAGCGCGCTATCCGCACGCTGTGGATCGTCCTCGACGAGATGGACCTCATGTGGGTCCCGGAGGTGCGCAGCTGGCGGCTCAACGAGCGTCACTACGGAGCCCTCCAGGGACTCAACAAGGCGGAGACAGCCGAGAAGTACGGTGAGGCCCAGGTCAAGCTGTGGCGGCGCAGCTACATCACTCAGCCGCCTGCTCTCCTGAAGACCGATGACCGCTGGCCGGGACACGATCCTCGCTACGCGGACGTTCCCGAGGCCGACCTCCCGCTGACCGAGTGTCTCAAGGACACCGTAGCACGGTTCGTTCCGTATTGGGAAGGGACGATTGCTCCCTCAGTGAAGGCCGGCAAGAAGGTCATCGTCACTGCACACGGCAACTCGATTCGTGCTCTCGTCAAGTATCTCGACGGCATCAGCGATGACGACATCACCGAGCTGAACATCCCCACCGGCATCCCGCTCCTGTACAAGCTGGACGAGCACCTCAAGCCGATCAGCCACGCCTATCTCGGCGACCCGGAGGCCGCTGCACAGGCAGCAGCTGCCGTCGCAAACCAGGCGAAGACCAAGTAG
- a CDS encoding cold-shock protein, with the protein MLTGKVKWFNGEKGYGFITRDDGEKDVFVHYSAIIGSGFKSLKEGDVVEFEVVQGDKGPQAKDVQAKA; encoded by the coding sequence GTGCTTACAGGCAAGGTAAAGTGGTTCAACGGAGAGAAGGGTTATGGCTTCATCACTCGTGATGACGGCGAGAAGGACGTATTTGTCCACTACAGCGCAATCATCGGCTCCGGCTTCAAGTCCCTCAAAGAGGGCGACGTTGTGGAGTTTGAGGTTGTGCAGGGCGACAAGGGCCCGCAGGCGAAGGACGTCCAGGCCAAGGCCTGA
- a CDS encoding alcohol dehydrogenase, which yields MKAIVYDRTSPDRLSYCDVEKPVSSDGDVLIKVHTTALNAMDYRTFKMGLGIPKTGIFGADVAGTVESVGKNVLAFKAGAEVVADTSGCGSGGMAEYVRASQSIVVRKPPGVSFEDAAASPMASVTALQALRDIGCIKPGQTVLIHGASGGVGTFAVQLAKYYGAEVTAVCSTGNVQKIRDLGADHVIDYRVEDFTKSGIRYDLIIAINGYHPLSAYKRSLASAGTYVMVGGTFPQIIESLLFGPMMSLGKKKIRSLAAKPNTKDLAFIMELLQEGKLNPVIDRTFPLTEGAAAFLYLAAGHALGKVLIRVPGET from the coding sequence ATGAAAGCAATAGTCTACGACAGGACATCCCCAGATCGCCTTTCTTACTGTGACGTTGAAAAGCCTGTATCCAGCGATGGCGACGTCCTGATCAAGGTCCATACTACAGCCTTGAATGCCATGGATTACCGAACCTTCAAGATGGGACTCGGCATACCGAAAACCGGAATATTCGGGGCTGATGTTGCCGGAACGGTAGAGTCGGTCGGCAAGAACGTCTTGGCATTCAAGGCAGGGGCCGAAGTCGTTGCCGATACTTCGGGCTGCGGATCCGGCGGTATGGCTGAATACGTTCGAGCTTCTCAGAGCATAGTGGTTCGAAAGCCACCGGGGGTGTCTTTTGAAGATGCAGCGGCTTCGCCGATGGCGTCTGTTACTGCTCTCCAGGCACTGCGTGATATCGGATGTATCAAGCCGGGGCAAACAGTCCTGATCCACGGAGCAAGCGGCGGCGTGGGAACCTTCGCGGTCCAGCTTGCCAAGTACTACGGTGCCGAAGTTACCGCCGTATGCAGCACGGGAAACGTACAGAAGATACGGGACCTTGGGGCGGACCATGTGATTGACTACAGGGTGGAAGACTTCACCAAGAGTGGAATCCGATACGATCTCATCATTGCCATCAACGGCTACCATCCGTTGTCGGCGTACAAGCGGTCTCTGGCGTCTGCAGGTACCTATGTCATGGTCGGCGGCACGTTCCCCCAGATCATAGAATCCCTGCTCTTCGGACCGATGATGTCGCTGGGCAAAAAGAAGATCCGGTCTCTGGCGGCAAAACCCAACACAAAAGATCTGGCATTCATTATGGAACTTCTACAGGAGGGAAAGCTGAATCCCGTCATTGATAGGACATTCCCACTCACCGAGGGCGCTGCCGCCTTCCTCTATCTTGCAGCCGGTCATGCCTTGGGCAAGGTGCTGATTCGGGTACCAGGGGAAACCTGA
- a CDS encoding NADH-dependent alcohol dehydrogenase: MHSFEFCNPTRVIFGRGTVQQVGPAIAREGAHKVLLIAGGGSIRENGVYQAVIQSLSVQGIEVVEAWGVRPNPELALAQQLVQIAREQQVDGVLAVGGGSVIDTAKCVAAGVYVDNLWSCFERRCPIDKALPVFVVLTISASGSEMDPWAVLTQSEQHRKWSISSPVLYPRFAIVDPSVQTSLPWRQTVNGAIGVLSHIMATYLVGSFEETTLALDEGLMRTVIKMVDRLQADHADYGARANLAWAATLAMNGLSSAGIEDSDWSARSIESAMSALHPEVAHGAGMAVILPAWMTYQRENNPGQFQRWAKTVWGAGTVEEGIMAMRTAFQRWGAPSTLGDLGIAAGELRDIAFNALSEGPLGKLRILTARDVVELLKPVL, from the coding sequence ATGCACAGTTTCGAGTTCTGCAATCCGACGCGGGTGATCTTCGGTCGCGGGACCGTGCAGCAGGTAGGCCCGGCCATCGCTCGCGAAGGCGCTCACAAGGTGCTGTTGATCGCCGGCGGCGGTTCCATCCGCGAGAACGGCGTCTATCAGGCCGTCATCCAGTCCCTGAGCGTGCAGGGCATTGAGGTGGTAGAAGCCTGGGGGGTACGGCCCAACCCTGAGCTGGCGCTTGCCCAGCAGCTGGTGCAGATTGCCCGTGAGCAGCAAGTGGACGGCGTGCTGGCTGTCGGAGGCGGCAGCGTCATCGATACGGCCAAGTGTGTTGCGGCGGGCGTGTATGTCGACAACCTCTGGAGCTGTTTCGAGAGACGGTGTCCGATCGACAAGGCACTCCCGGTCTTCGTGGTTCTGACAATCTCGGCTTCCGGAAGCGAGATGGACCCGTGGGCTGTCCTGACTCAGAGCGAGCAGCACAGGAAGTGGAGCATTTCCTCTCCCGTCCTGTACCCCCGGTTTGCGATCGTGGATCCGAGCGTCCAGACCAGCCTGCCGTGGCGCCAGACCGTGAACGGTGCTATCGGTGTCCTCAGCCACATCATGGCCACCTACCTGGTGGGATCGTTCGAGGAGACGACGCTTGCACTCGACGAGGGACTGATGCGTACGGTCATCAAGATGGTCGACCGACTGCAGGCAGATCACGCCGACTACGGCGCCCGCGCGAACCTCGCCTGGGCTGCGACGCTGGCCATGAACGGTCTGAGCTCCGCCGGCATCGAGGACAGTGACTGGTCAGCCCGGAGCATCGAGTCAGCCATGAGCGCGCTACACCCCGAAGTAGCCCATGGAGCAGGCATGGCGGTCATCCTTCCCGCCTGGATGACCTACCAGCGCGAGAATAACCCCGGCCAGTTTCAGCGGTGGGCAAAAACCGTCTGGGGAGCAGGAACGGTCGAAGAAGGCATCATGGCCATGAGGACGGCGTTCCAGCGTTGGGGCGCTCCGTCGACACTGGGAGACCTTGGCATTGCAGCTGGTGAGCTCCGTGACATTGCCTTCAATGCGCTTTCCGAGGGTCCGCTCGGAAAACTGCGTATCCTGACGGCGCGTGACGTGGTCGAGCTGCTCAAGCCTGTGCTCTAG
- a CDS encoding transcriptional regulator yields MPKKFEVTNNIRTLRFFASEMTQQELAEKADVSRQTIIAVEAGKYSPTLELAFRIADAFGMPITEVFGYKARENT; encoded by the coding sequence ATGCCTAAGAAGTTCGAAGTTACGAACAACATCCGCACGCTTCGTTTCTTTGCCAGTGAAATGACCCAGCAGGAACTCGCTGAAAAGGCAGATGTCTCCAGACAAACGATTATCGCTGTGGAAGCAGGAAAATACTCGCCCACACTCGAACTGGCTTTCCGCATCGCCGACGCATTCGGCATGCCGATCACTGAGGTGTTTGGGTACAAGGCTAGGGAGAATACGTGA
- a CDS encoding MFS transporter — protein MEDAGEVSVPVETSQERPQRKFFGLSQNVFVFGFVSLLTDFSSEVTVKTLPLFLANALGVKPAVIGFIEGLAETTATILKWVFGWLSDRMKKRKWLAFSGYVISNVTKPLLYFVSSWPFAAVLRFADRTGKGVRSSPKDALLADSSENKKLGRSFGYGRSMDTLGSVFGMLAAAGMVAASGSAAAITLTRSVYQKLIIMVSIPAVLALPLIAAFVRENAPRTANPRTLNLSLKGFDWRFKAFLVIMIVFTLGNSSDAFLMLKAQKAGLDIVQIFLMLAMWKGVTSALSIPAGIVSDRIGRNRVIRAGWMVYALVYLGFGFATQGWQIWALYALYGVYYAMTDGVASALVADLVPQSEKRGTAFGLYNATVGVSALPASLIAGILWERINPSAPFIFGSILAFVAMIALTVLMRASTRAKPMVAA, from the coding sequence ATGGAAGACGCAGGTGAAGTGAGCGTGCCGGTGGAAACGAGCCAGGAGAGACCGCAGCGCAAGTTCTTTGGGCTGAGTCAGAACGTTTTCGTCTTTGGCTTTGTCTCGTTGCTGACGGATTTCAGCAGCGAGGTGACGGTCAAGACGTTGCCGCTGTTCCTTGCCAACGCGCTCGGTGTCAAGCCAGCGGTCATCGGGTTCATCGAGGGACTGGCGGAGACGACGGCCACGATTCTGAAGTGGGTGTTCGGCTGGCTGTCTGACAGGATGAAGAAGCGCAAATGGCTGGCGTTCAGCGGTTACGTCATCTCTAATGTCACGAAGCCGCTGCTGTATTTCGTGAGCTCATGGCCTTTTGCCGCGGTCCTGCGCTTCGCCGATCGTACGGGCAAGGGAGTCCGTTCGTCTCCCAAGGATGCCCTGCTGGCCGACTCGTCCGAGAACAAGAAGCTTGGTCGCTCCTTCGGGTACGGCCGCTCCATGGACACGCTCGGGTCCGTCTTTGGCATGCTGGCTGCGGCCGGCATGGTTGCCGCCAGCGGATCTGCGGCGGCGATAACGCTGACACGCTCGGTCTATCAGAAACTGATCATCATGGTGAGCATCCCTGCCGTTCTGGCGCTTCCCCTGATCGCCGCTTTCGTACGTGAAAACGCGCCGCGCACTGCGAATCCGAGGACCCTGAACTTGTCGCTGAAGGGGTTCGACTGGCGCTTCAAGGCATTCCTGGTCATCATGATCGTCTTCACCCTGGGCAACAGCAGCGACGCCTTCCTCATGCTCAAAGCTCAGAAGGCCGGTCTGGATATCGTGCAGATCTTCCTCATGCTGGCCATGTGGAAGGGCGTGACATCGGCGCTATCCATCCCCGCGGGCATCGTGTCGGACCGTATCGGGCGCAACCGTGTCATCCGCGCTGGCTGGATGGTGTATGCCCTCGTGTACCTGGGCTTCGGGTTCGCCACACAGGGATGGCAGATTTGGGCGCTGTATGCTCTGTATGGTGTCTACTACGCCATGACGGACGGCGTCGCAAGCGCGCTGGTCGCCGACCTCGTCCCACAGTCTGAGAAGCGCGGCACAGCGTTCGGTCTGTACAATGCTACCGTGGGCGTCAGTGCACTCCCTGCGAGCCTGATCGCCGGCATCCTGTGGGAACGCATCAACCCGAGCGCGCCGTTCATCTTCGGGTCCATCCTCGCGTTTGTGGCCATGATCGCTCTCACGGTTCTGATGCGGGCTTCAACTCGTGCGAAGCCGATGGTCGCAGCATGA
- a CDS encoding chromate resistance protein ChrB, with translation MKTWLAITYKVPAEPSRTRVYLWRKLKELGAVYVQQGAAVLPMTETLLAQVLALKAEVVSSGGEVLVGRMEFIDEEDDARVIAAFQLQRDGDYDEIVEQCERLVYELDRETEKEKFTYAEIEENETELARIHKWMERIVARDWFVASGHARAEQAVEDAAKRSDTYTEEVERREGHAEDVNLPHDKHS, from the coding sequence ATGAAGACCTGGCTGGCTATCACGTACAAGGTTCCTGCAGAGCCATCGCGCACGCGTGTGTACCTGTGGAGGAAACTGAAGGAGCTGGGCGCGGTCTACGTCCAGCAGGGGGCCGCCGTGCTGCCAATGACGGAGACCCTGCTCGCGCAGGTGCTCGCTCTCAAAGCCGAGGTGGTGTCCAGCGGGGGTGAGGTTCTCGTCGGGAGGATGGAGTTCATCGATGAAGAAGACGATGCTCGTGTGATTGCTGCGTTTCAACTGCAGCGCGACGGAGATTACGATGAGATCGTGGAGCAGTGCGAACGCCTGGTGTATGAACTGGACCGCGAGACCGAGAAGGAGAAGTTCACGTACGCCGAGATCGAGGAGAACGAAACCGAGCTGGCCCGGATTCACAAGTGGATGGAGCGTATCGTCGCGCGGGACTGGTTTGTAGCGTCCGGTCATGCGCGCGCAGAGCAGGCCGTCGAAGATGCTGCGAAGCGCTCAGACACCTACACGGAAGAAGTCGAGCGTCGCGAGGGTCATGCCGAGGACGTCAACCTGCCACACGACAAACACTCCTGA
- a CDS encoding flavin reductase family protein: protein MAKLVKAPSTALTPVPAVLVTAGTMEASDVTTLAWVGTVCSEPPMISISVRPERWLHHFIVEGGAFVVNIVDTAHARALDLCGNVSGKDTDKWELSALTREQGTATAVPLVAECPINIECVVRQTLHLGTHDMFIGEVVAVHVDERVQTGGRVLDPVCYVSGQYWKLGDLIGPSGFSRK, encoded by the coding sequence ATGGCCAAACTTGTCAAAGCACCCTCGACGGCACTCACCCCCGTCCCAGCCGTCCTCGTGACTGCGGGCACGATGGAAGCATCCGACGTCACAACCCTCGCCTGGGTCGGAACTGTCTGCTCCGAACCCCCGATGATCAGCATCAGCGTCCGCCCGGAACGCTGGCTGCACCACTTCATCGTGGAGGGAGGCGCCTTCGTCGTCAACATTGTGGACACCGCCCATGCACGCGCCCTCGACCTCTGCGGCAATGTGTCCGGCAAGGATACCGACAAGTGGGAGCTGAGCGCCCTTACCCGCGAGCAGGGAACAGCCACAGCCGTGCCTCTGGTGGCGGAGTGCCCCATCAACATCGAGTGTGTCGTGCGCCAGACTCTGCACCTTGGCACCCATGATATGTTCATCGGCGAGGTCGTCGCAGTGCACGTGGATGAGCGCGTCCAGACAGGCGGTCGTGTCCTGGACCCAGTCTGCTACGTAAGTGGCCAGTACTGGAAGCTGGGAGACCTTATCGGCCCCTCGGGGTTCTCGCGCAAATAG
- a CDS encoding aldo/keto reductase → MEKRPFGKTGVELPILSLGCQRLVNEEGCNQDQAVAILERALKRGVWYFDTAPAYSEGESERRVGLVAMSRRTDMWIATKVNETTRDSARRQLEASLGRLQTDHVEEVRLHNVFSFDRLNAMTGKGGALEALIEARDEGLVRFISISGHANPQVLVEAIRRFPFDTALCAVSALDHFIYSFAEEFLPFALQKCMGVVGMKVLGFKALAADWQRALRYSMGLPLTTVITGCSTIEQLDGNIDLAESFVPMTSVERLAFFRDILPMVTPQNMPWKSKDWARKDWIERKEPFGLTRTDCQ, encoded by the coding sequence ATGGAGAAACGACCATTTGGCAAGACCGGTGTCGAACTCCCGATCCTGAGCCTTGGATGCCAGCGACTGGTGAATGAGGAAGGCTGCAACCAGGACCAGGCTGTTGCCATCCTCGAGCGGGCCCTGAAACGCGGCGTGTGGTACTTCGACACGGCGCCCGCCTATTCGGAGGGCGAAAGCGAACGACGTGTCGGGCTGGTGGCAATGAGCCGGCGCACGGACATGTGGATAGCGACCAAGGTCAACGAGACCACGCGGGACAGTGCCCGTCGGCAGCTCGAGGCGAGTCTCGGCCGACTGCAGACCGACCACGTGGAAGAAGTGCGTCTGCACAACGTCTTCAGCTTTGACCGGCTGAATGCCATGACCGGCAAGGGTGGGGCGCTCGAGGCCCTGATCGAGGCGCGAGACGAGGGCCTGGTCCGGTTCATCAGTATCTCGGGGCATGCAAATCCACAGGTACTTGTCGAGGCCATCCGGCGATTTCCGTTCGACACAGCCCTGTGCGCCGTCTCGGCGCTGGACCATTTCATCTACAGCTTCGCAGAGGAGTTTCTGCCATTTGCTCTCCAGAAATGCATGGGCGTTGTCGGCATGAAGGTTCTGGGCTTCAAGGCCCTGGCTGCCGACTGGCAGCGGGCGCTGCGGTACAGCATGGGTCTGCCGCTCACCACCGTCATTACCGGCTGCTCCACCATTGAACAGCTGGACGGCAACATTGACCTTGCCGAGAGCTTCGTGCCAATGACCAGCGTCGAGCGCCTGGCATTCTTCCGCGACATCCTGCCGATGGTCACACCGCAGAACATGCCCTGGAAATCCAAGGACTGGGCCCGCAAGGACTGGATCGAACGGAAAGAGCCTTTCGGATTGACGCGCACCGACTGCCAGTAA
- a CDS encoding ECF transporter S component gives MTRRFPVRTLTTAGLLLAVGLLLPLVFHSLFGALGGRTLLPMHYAVLLGGLLLGPVAGVFLGVATPTVSTLMTGMPAVAILPPMAVELAVYGLVAGVARRSWRLTAFWSLLLAMMAGRIALGLAVAVLGPFIGLKAEPVAYVVAAIVTGLPGIAVQVVGIPLLLARGRLERSIAER, from the coding sequence ATGACACGACGCTTTCCTGTCCGAACTCTGACGACGGCCGGCCTGTTGCTGGCCGTTGGGTTGCTGTTGCCATTGGTGTTTCACTCCCTGTTCGGAGCGCTCGGCGGCAGGACCCTCCTGCCGATGCACTATGCCGTCCTGCTGGGTGGACTGCTGCTGGGCCCCGTTGCAGGGGTATTCCTCGGCGTGGCCACTCCCACGGTGAGCACGCTCATGACGGGCATGCCAGCGGTCGCCATCTTGCCGCCGATGGCCGTCGAGCTGGCGGTTTACGGTCTGGTTGCCGGAGTCGCCCGCCGTAGCTGGCGGCTGACGGCTTTCTGGTCGCTCCTGTTGGCCATGATGGCGGGCAGAATCGCGTTGGGTCTCGCGGTCGCGGTGCTGGGGCCATTCATTGGGCTCAAGGCTGAACCTGTCGCCTATGTCGTTGCCGCCATCGTCACGGGCCTCCCCGGCATTGCTGTGCAGGTTGTGGGTATCCCGCTCCTTCTCGCCCGCGGACGCCTCGAGCGGTCGATCGCGGAACGCTGA
- the rlmN gene encoding 23S rRNA (adenine(2503)-C(2))-methyltransferase RlmN, translated as MDLDKLRTTLQELGEPTYRLKQITLAVYRDLKEGFDAVDTVPQALRNDLTRLLAFNELTLKAEQESPDGSGKALLFTHDNLAIESVLIKHEDGSRTVCVSTEAGCQIDCSFCATGHLGFKRILTQFEIAEQAIWFARKLRGAGEKVTNVVFMGMGEPFLNYDNVKRAILLLNDKDGFNLGQRRISVSTSGIIPGIERFGAEDWQVNLAISLHAPSNALRSRLMPINTTYPLEKLMPALDRYVARTNRRLMIEYLLLGGVNDSPGQAQALAVLIHAYRDVSRLSVVNLITYNATGDSHDAFKAPSPAALRAFEGVLTHQGIAWTRRVSFGSDIGGACGQLAGELHSTA; from the coding sequence ATGGATCTGGACAAACTTCGGACGACCCTGCAAGAGCTGGGAGAACCCACTTACCGTCTCAAGCAGATAACATTGGCGGTCTATCGAGACCTGAAGGAAGGTTTCGATGCTGTCGACACGGTACCACAGGCGCTGAGGAACGACCTGACTCGGCTCCTGGCCTTCAATGAGCTCACCCTCAAGGCGGAGCAGGAATCGCCCGATGGTTCCGGCAAGGCCCTGCTCTTCACGCATGACAACCTGGCGATCGAAAGCGTTCTCATCAAGCACGAAGACGGCAGCCGCACGGTGTGCGTGTCGACTGAAGCCGGCTGCCAGATCGATTGCTCATTCTGCGCTACCGGACACCTGGGCTTCAAGAGAATCCTCACGCAATTTGAGATCGCTGAGCAGGCGATATGGTTTGCCCGCAAGTTGAGAGGCGCAGGAGAGAAGGTCACCAATGTGGTATTCATGGGAATGGGGGAACCCTTTCTCAACTACGACAATGTCAAGAGGGCGATCCTGCTGCTGAACGACAAGGATGGCTTCAACTTGGGGCAACGACGCATCTCCGTCTCCACGAGCGGCATTATTCCCGGGATTGAACGTTTTGGGGCTGAAGACTGGCAGGTCAACCTGGCGATCTCTCTGCATGCTCCCAGCAATGCCTTGCGTTCCAGGTTGATGCCGATCAACACGACCTATCCCCTGGAGAAGCTGATGCCCGCTCTCGACAGGTACGTCGCAAGAACCAACAGGCGACTCATGATCGAGTACCTGCTTCTGGGGGGAGTAAACGACAGCCCCGGCCAGGCTCAGGCCCTGGCGGTTCTCATCCACGCTTACAGAGATGTCTCTCGCCTGAGCGTGGTGAACCTGATCACCTACAATGCGACTGGCGACAGCCACGACGCGTTCAAGGCTCCGAGCCCGGCCGCGCTGAGAGCATTCGAAGGGGTCCTGACTCACCAAGGGATTGCGTGGACACGCAGAGTGAGTTTTGGAAGTGACATCGGCGGAGCTTGTGGCCAGCTGGCCGGTGAGCTGCACTCCACAGCATGA